The following coding sequences are from one Sciurus carolinensis chromosome 11, mSciCar1.2, whole genome shotgun sequence window:
- the LOC124960325 gene encoding olfactory receptor 51G2-like — protein MSVFNDSALYPRFLLTGFSGLESRYGLISLPLFLVYGTSIAGNITILFIIRTEPSLHQPMYYFLSMLALTDLGLSTTTLPTMFSVFWFHSRDIPFNACLVQMYFIHVFSIIESAVLLAMAFDRFVAIREPLRYATILTNDVITGIGLAIAGRALALVFPASFLLKRLQYHAVNILSYPFCLHQDLIKTTVSSRRVSSIYGLMVVICSMGLDSVLLLLSYLLILGTVLSIASKAERVKALNTCISHVCAVLTFYTPMIGLSMIRRYGQNASPIVHVLMANVYLLVPPLMNPIVYSVKTKQIRDRILKKFKKHKV, from the coding sequence ATGTCTGTCTTCAATGATTCTGCCCTATACCCTCGCTTCCTCCTGACAGGCTTCTCAGGCCTCGAAAGCAGATATGGCTTGATTTCTCTCCCGTTATTCTTGGTTTATGGCACTTCAATTGCAGGGAACATTACCATCCTCTTCATAATAAGAACTGAGCCTTCGCTCCACCAACCAATGTACTACTTTCTGTCCATGCTGGCACTCACTGACTTGGGTCTATCCACCACTACCTTGCCTACCATGTTCAGCGTCTTTTGGTTTCATTCCCGGGATATACCTTTCAATGCTTGCCTGGTCCAGATGTACTTCATTCATGTATTTTCAATAATTGAGTCAGCTGTGCTGTTGGCCATGGCCTTTGACCGCTTTGTAGCAATCCGAGAGCCTCTGCGCTACGCAACCATTCTAACTAATGACGTAATCACTGGGATTGGGTTGGCAATTGCAGGAAGGGCCTTGGCCCTGGTCTTTCCAGCTTCCTTCCTCCTGAAGAGGCTTCAATATCATGCTGTCAATATTCTTTCCTACCCCTTTTGCTTGCACCAGGACCTGATAAAGACAACTGTATCCAGTCGCCGGGTCAGCAGCATCTATGGTCTCATGGTGGTCATTTGCTCCATGGGGCTTGATTCAGTGCTCCTTCTCCTCTCCTATCTCCTCATCCTGGGCACAGTGTTGAGTATAGCCTCCAAGGCAGAGCGAGTGAAAGCCCTCAATACCTGCATTTCCCATGTCTGTGCTGTACTCACCTTCTATACACCAATGATCGGGCTATCTATGATCCGTCGCTATGGGCAGAACGCTTCCCCAATTGTCCATGTGCTCATGGCTAATGTATACTTGCTGGTTCCACCTCTCATGAACCCCATTGTCTACAGTGTCAAGACCAAGCAGATTCGTGATCGAATCCTCAAGAAATTCAAGAAACATAAAGTATAG